A single region of the Brassica rapa cultivar Chiifu-401-42 chromosome A03, CAAS_Brap_v3.01, whole genome shotgun sequence genome encodes:
- the LOC103860731 gene encoding vacuolar cation/proton exchanger 3 isoform X2: protein MGSIAEPWGISESENANGTPKGLSRELRHGKTAHNMSSSSLRKKSDLRLIQNVPCKTLKNVLSNLQEVILGTKLALLFLAIPLAVIADYYHYGRPLIFGLSLIGLTPLAERVSFLTEQLAFYTGPTVGGLLNATCGNATELIIAILALANNKVAVVKYSLLGSILSNLLLVLGSSLVCGGIANIRREQRFDRKQADVNFFLLLMGLLCHLLPLLLKYAATGEASTSLINKMSLSLSRTSSIVMLIAYIAYLISQLWTHRQFFEAQEDDEDDAYNDEVTVEETPVIGFWSGFAWLAGMTLVIALLSEYVVATIEDASDSWGLSVSFISIILLPIVGNAAEHAGAIIFAFKNKLDISLGVALGSATQISLFVVPLSVIVAWIMGIKMDLNFNTLETSCLALAIIITAFTLQVNISPYTYIYNNRLYFLGWLLGWNISLHEGTCSIVVLCHHRRMFLRRPNSSAKRYRPGDATQEQ, encoded by the exons ATGGGAAGTATCGCCGAGCCATGGGGAATCTCGGAGAGCGAAAACGCAAACGGGACACCAAAGGGTTTGAGCAGGGAGCTGCGACATGGGAAAACGGCACACAACATGTCGTCATCGTCGCTAAGGAAGAAGTCAGACCTGCGATTGATTCAGAACGTTCCATGCAAAACTCTCAAGAACGTTCTCTCTAATCTCCAAGAAGTCATTCTTGGTACTAAACTCGCTCTCTTGTTTCTCGCGATCCCTCTCGCCGTTATCGCCGATTATTACCACTACGGTCGC CCGTTGATATTTGGACTGAGCTTGATAGGTCTGACACCTCTTGCTGAGCGAGTTAGCTTTTTGACAGA GCAACTAGCTTTCTACACCGGCCCAACAG TGGGCGGTTTGTTGAACGCCACTTGTGGAAACGCGACGGAGCTTATAATAGCGATACTAGCGTTGGCCAATAACAAAGTGGCAGTTGTTAAATACTCTCTGTTGGGTTCAATTCTCTCAAACCTTCTCCTGGTTCTCGGCTCTTCCCTCGTCTGTGGTGGAATTGCCAATATCCGCCGCGAGCAGCGGTTCGACCGG AAACAAGCTGATGTGAACTTCTTTTTGCTGCTCATGGGTCTGCTATGTCATTTACTCCCATTGCTGCTAAAATATGCAGCGACCGGAGAAGCATCGACCTCTCTGATCAACAAAATGTCGCTTAGCCTGTCCAGGACAAGCAGCATCGTCATGCTTATTGCTTACATTGCTTATCTCATCTCCCAGCTCTGGACTCACCGCCAATTTTTTGAAGCACAAGAG GATGACGAGGATGATGCGTATAATGATGAAGTGACCGTTGAAGAAACTCCGGTGATAGGGTTTTGGAGCGGATTTGCTTGGCTAGCTGGGATGACACTCGTCATCGCATTGCTATCAGAGTATGTTGTGGCCACAATCGAG GATGCATCGGACTCATGGGGACTATCAGTGAGTTTCATAAGCATCATATTGCTTCCCATTGTTGGAAATGCCGCTGAGCACGCTGGAGCCATCATCTTCGCTTTCAAAAACAAGCTC GACATATCTCTAGGGGTCGCGTTGGGCTCTGCAACTCAGATTTCTTTGTTTGTG GTCCCTTTGAGTGTTATCGTTGCGTGGATCATGGGAATCAAGATGGATCTCAACTTCAACACCCTTGAAACAAGCTGTCTAGCCCTGGCAATTATCATCACAGCCTTCACTTTACAGGTTAACATTTCTCCTTACACTTACA tttataataatCGTTTGTATTTTTTGGGATGGTTATTAGGATGGAACATCTCATTACATGAAGGGACTTGTTCTATTGTTGTGCTATGTCATCATCGCCGCATGTTTCTTCGTCGACCAAATTCCTCAGCCAAAAGGTACCGGCCTGGAGATGCAACCCAAGAACAGTGA
- the LOC103860731 gene encoding vacuolar cation/proton exchanger 3 isoform X1, protein MGSIAEPWGISESENANGTPKGLSRELRHGKTAHNMSSSSLRKKSDLRLIQNVPCKTLKNVLSNLQEVILGTKLALLFLAIPLAVIADYYHYGRPLIFGLSLIGLTPLAERVSFLTEQLAFYTGPTVGGLLNATCGNATELIIAILALANNKVAVVKYSLLGSILSNLLLVLGSSLVCGGIANIRREQRFDRKQADVNFFLLLMGLLCHLLPLLLKYAATGEASTSLINKMSLSLSRTSSIVMLIAYIAYLISQLWTHRQFFEAQEDDEDDAYNDEVTVEETPVIGFWSGFAWLAGMTLVIALLSEYVVATIEDASDSWGLSVSFISIILLPIVGNAAEHAGAIIFAFKNKLDISLGVALGSATQISLFVVPLSVIVAWIMGIKMDLNFNTLETSCLALAIIITAFTLQDGTSHYMKGLVLLLCYVIIAACFFVDQIPQPKGTGLEMQPKNSEGGGFVSA, encoded by the exons ATGGGAAGTATCGCCGAGCCATGGGGAATCTCGGAGAGCGAAAACGCAAACGGGACACCAAAGGGTTTGAGCAGGGAGCTGCGACATGGGAAAACGGCACACAACATGTCGTCATCGTCGCTAAGGAAGAAGTCAGACCTGCGATTGATTCAGAACGTTCCATGCAAAACTCTCAAGAACGTTCTCTCTAATCTCCAAGAAGTCATTCTTGGTACTAAACTCGCTCTCTTGTTTCTCGCGATCCCTCTCGCCGTTATCGCCGATTATTACCACTACGGTCGC CCGTTGATATTTGGACTGAGCTTGATAGGTCTGACACCTCTTGCTGAGCGAGTTAGCTTTTTGACAGA GCAACTAGCTTTCTACACCGGCCCAACAG TGGGCGGTTTGTTGAACGCCACTTGTGGAAACGCGACGGAGCTTATAATAGCGATACTAGCGTTGGCCAATAACAAAGTGGCAGTTGTTAAATACTCTCTGTTGGGTTCAATTCTCTCAAACCTTCTCCTGGTTCTCGGCTCTTCCCTCGTCTGTGGTGGAATTGCCAATATCCGCCGCGAGCAGCGGTTCGACCGG AAACAAGCTGATGTGAACTTCTTTTTGCTGCTCATGGGTCTGCTATGTCATTTACTCCCATTGCTGCTAAAATATGCAGCGACCGGAGAAGCATCGACCTCTCTGATCAACAAAATGTCGCTTAGCCTGTCCAGGACAAGCAGCATCGTCATGCTTATTGCTTACATTGCTTATCTCATCTCCCAGCTCTGGACTCACCGCCAATTTTTTGAAGCACAAGAG GATGACGAGGATGATGCGTATAATGATGAAGTGACCGTTGAAGAAACTCCGGTGATAGGGTTTTGGAGCGGATTTGCTTGGCTAGCTGGGATGACACTCGTCATCGCATTGCTATCAGAGTATGTTGTGGCCACAATCGAG GATGCATCGGACTCATGGGGACTATCAGTGAGTTTCATAAGCATCATATTGCTTCCCATTGTTGGAAATGCCGCTGAGCACGCTGGAGCCATCATCTTCGCTTTCAAAAACAAGCTC GACATATCTCTAGGGGTCGCGTTGGGCTCTGCAACTCAGATTTCTTTGTTTGTG GTCCCTTTGAGTGTTATCGTTGCGTGGATCATGGGAATCAAGATGGATCTCAACTTCAACACCCTTGAAACAAGCTGTCTAGCCCTGGCAATTATCATCACAGCCTTCACTTTACAG GATGGAACATCTCATTACATGAAGGGACTTGTTCTATTGTTGTGCTATGTCATCATCGCCGCATGTTTCTTCGTCGACCAAATTCCTCAGCCAAAAGGTACCGGCCTGGAGATGCAACCCAAGAACAGTGAGGGAGGAGGATTTGTCTCTGCTTAG